The Salinibaculum sp. SYNS191 genome has a window encoding:
- a CDS encoding signal peptidase I produces MNDTDDTGEEAEPLREQIPWRRLASVAGLLVLLAIVVPFIIYAVPQIVGGKASYVVLSGSMAPTISPGDVIVTGGVDAADIDKGDVITFQRGTAERPTTHRVIEVVSQDGGPAFRTKGDAVSDPDQQLVSPSQVSGRVLSIGGYLFVIPLIGYVIQFANTQVGFVVLFAIPILLFVLSEIWEIASSAGSSGDSTGDDTTESDEKSPAGTATSAEGTAAAANPVATAEPEENVTEATPADIERSGEEESISTADESETSDGVTFTAPELQLGLIILAVFLVYSIWVANVTREVWSFAAAGSVATTFLLLAAVYTMGGGESDDSDTATPTDGDGDGDAGGDGESKAPAYGHAEVDVEEEVAILKELMGSKSETKERKVSTNGGASAPDGSGETPKPAITQAGGTQRPAGSAEVDTTSTEDKDDSPGGETA; encoded by the coding sequence ATGAACGACACAGACGACACCGGAGAGGAAGCGGAGCCACTTCGAGAGCAGATTCCGTGGCGACGACTCGCCAGCGTCGCGGGACTTCTCGTTCTGCTGGCCATCGTCGTCCCGTTCATCATATACGCAGTCCCACAGATTGTCGGAGGGAAAGCGAGTTACGTGGTGCTCTCGGGCAGCATGGCACCGACCATCAGCCCCGGCGACGTCATCGTGACTGGAGGAGTCGACGCGGCAGACATCGACAAAGGTGACGTCATCACCTTCCAGCGGGGGACAGCCGAGCGACCGACGACACACCGCGTCATCGAGGTAGTCAGCCAGGACGGCGGGCCGGCCTTCCGGACCAAAGGTGACGCCGTGTCCGACCCTGACCAGCAACTCGTCTCGCCGAGTCAGGTCAGCGGTCGGGTGCTGAGCATCGGTGGGTATCTCTTCGTCATCCCACTCATCGGCTACGTCATCCAGTTCGCGAACACGCAGGTCGGATTCGTGGTGCTCTTCGCGATTCCCATACTGCTGTTCGTCCTCTCGGAGATATGGGAAATCGCATCCTCTGCCGGGTCGAGCGGCGACTCCACAGGGGACGATACGACCGAGAGCGACGAAAAGAGCCCGGCCGGTACCGCGACATCCGCGGAGGGGACGGCGGCAGCTGCGAATCCCGTGGCGACTGCAGAGCCCGAAGAGAATGTCACGGAAGCCACCCCGGCAGACATCGAACGCAGCGGAGAGGAGGAGTCCATCAGCACAGCAGACGAATCGGAGACCAGTGATGGCGTCACGTTCACCGCCCCAGAACTCCAGTTAGGGCTGATTATTCTGGCTGTCTTCCTCGTCTACAGTATCTGGGTCGCCAACGTCACGCGCGAAGTCTGGTCCTTCGCTGCCGCGGGCAGCGTCGCCACGACATTCCTGTTGCTGGCAGCGGTCTATACTATGGGAGGCGGTGAAAGCGACGACAGCGACACTGCCACCCCAACAGACGGTGATGGGGATGGAGACGCAGGCGGCGACGGCGAGTCCAAGGCACCCGCGTATGGCCACGCTGAGGTTGATGTCGAGGAAGAAGTGGCTATCCTCAAAGAATTGATGGGCTCGAAATCCGAGACGAAAGAGAGGAAGGTCTCGACGAACGGTGGGGCCAGCGCCCCAGACGGAAGTGGCGAGACACCGAAGCCGGCAATCACCCAGGCCGGTGGAACCCAGCGTCCCGCGGGCAGTGCTGAAGTGGATACCACCAGCACCGAGGACAAGGACGATTCCCCAGGAGGTGAGACGGCATGA
- a CDS encoding SipW-dependent-type signal peptide-containing protein: MGKSELSRREVLSGLAVAGGTGAFVSGGTLALFSDEEVFANNSVTVGIVDLEVDWALDSGESGSSEGDVTIPIEITEENRAGEITMTVSVDDDSNPVYAWLGSLCPDPAADFINDLQVTLSYKDGETIADGTLLEVTDGLQDGEALTPEGRVTDPENRECLQSSDPIELVFEWSLPEYKGDDDTSVTFRFYGRQCRHTDGTANPFSQNPPECEAPDEPRVKSISYIAFCTDGEVTDPSEDITDYIDAITTVNDDGEPIEVEWSTDYPVDYVVVRAGDYMWIYDYADVEKTAGTAGTIADQDGVIKYDDEPGEASSPCEVAARETGGSFDGTQIKIQEGGDK, from the coding sequence CGTCAGCGGCGGCACACTGGCGTTGTTCTCGGACGAGGAAGTGTTCGCGAACAACTCAGTGACCGTCGGCATCGTCGACCTCGAGGTGGACTGGGCGCTCGATTCCGGGGAGTCCGGGTCGAGTGAGGGTGATGTGACGATTCCGATAGAGATAACTGAGGAGAATCGAGCGGGGGAAATCACCATGACCGTCTCGGTCGACGACGACAGCAATCCAGTCTACGCCTGGCTCGGGAGCCTGTGTCCGGACCCAGCAGCGGACTTCATAAACGACCTGCAGGTGACGCTCTCGTACAAAGACGGAGAGACCATCGCAGACGGAACGCTACTCGAGGTCACGGACGGGCTGCAAGACGGCGAGGCGCTCACACCCGAGGGGCGCGTTACGGACCCGGAGAACCGGGAGTGTCTCCAGTCTTCGGACCCGATAGAACTCGTCTTCGAGTGGTCCCTGCCCGAGTACAAAGGGGATGACGACACGTCCGTCACATTCCGATTCTACGGTCGGCAGTGTCGCCACACTGACGGTACGGCGAATCCGTTCTCACAGAATCCACCGGAGTGTGAAGCGCCCGACGAACCCAGGGTGAAGAGTATCAGTTACATCGCGTTCTGCACCGACGGCGAGGTCACGGATCCGAGTGAAGATATCACGGATTACATCGATGCCATAACGACCGTGAACGACGACGGAGAACCGATCGAAGTCGAGTGGTCGACGGACTACCCCGTCGATTACGTCGTCGTGAGAGCAGGGGATTACATGTGGATTTACGATTACGCCGACGTAGAGAAGACCGCCGGAACTGCGGGAACCATCGCGGATCAGGACGGCGTCATCAAGTACGACGACGAACCTGGCGAGGCATCGAGTCCCTGTGAAGTCGCGGCACGAGAGACCGGTGGGAGTTTCGATGGGACGCAGATCAAAATCCAAGAGGGGGGTGACAAGTGA